Genomic DNA from Haloplanus aerogenes:
CGCTCCATCGCCTGTTCGGCGTAGCCGTCGGGGACGCTGTAGGATTTCACCGAGACGTACGCCTCGATGGCGTGGGTGAGCGCGTCGATGCCCGTGAAGGCGGTGTGGCTCTTGGGCAAGGAGACGGTCAGTTCGGGGTCCTCGATGGCCACGTCGGGAACGACGTTCGCGGAGACGATGAGGAACTTCGTCGACGTGGACTCGTCGCTGACGACGACGGATCGGGTGGCCTCGCTGCCCGTTCCGGCGGTCGTGTTGACGGCGATGAGCGGCGGTGTCGGGTTGGGAACTCCCTCGTAGCCCGCGCGGTCGACGCCGAAGTCACGGATCGACCCCTCGTTGGTGGCGAGGATGCCGACGCCTTTCCCCGTGTCGATGGAGGACCCGCCGCCGAGCGTGACGATCATGTCGCAGTCGTGGCGCTCGTAGAGGTCGTGAGCGGTCTCGATGTTTTCGACGGTCGGATCGGGCCGCACGTCGGTGTAGACGGCGGCCTCGACGCCCGCGGCTTCGAGACGGTCGACGACGGCCTCGCCGTGGAACTCGAAGATCTGTTCGGTCGCGACGACCAGTGCCGTGTCCCCGTAGCGTGCGGCGTGGTCGCCGATCGTCTCTATCGCCCCGACGCCGAGTTCGATCCGGCCCGGCGAGACGACCGTCCGCGTCTCGCTCGACAGTACGGTGTCGTGCATACCACCACTGAAATCGGACGTGTCGGTCTTATAATCTCGGTCGCGGTCGTGGATCGTGAGTCGTCGAAGGTTTATTCCTCCCGACCCTGAATCGACGTATGCCACAGGTCACCGTCGACGCCATCGAGGAAGTCGGTACGCGGACCGTCGCGCTCGAACTCGAGACGCCCGAAGGCTTCGACGCCGAACCCGGTCAGTTCCTGCTCGTCCGGGCAACCGTCGATGGC
This window encodes:
- a CDS encoding iron-containing alcohol dehydrogenase, which codes for MHDTVLSSETRTVVSPGRIELGVGAIETIGDHAARYGDTALVVATEQIFEFHGEAVVDRLEAAGVEAAVYTDVRPDPTVENIETAHDLYERHDCDMIVTLGGGSSIDTGKGVGILATNEGSIRDFGVDRAGYEGVPNPTPPLIAVNTTAGTGSEATRSVVVSDESTSTKFLIVSANVVPDVAIEDPELTVSLPKSHTAFTGIDALTHAIEAYVSVKSYSVPDGYAEQAMERIARSLPVAWANGDNLDARADMMVGQLQAGQAFTNASVALVHGLARPLGAQLHIPHGLANGLILPYVVDFSSMAAPEKYAEVARILGVADAHTPTREAADAAAEGILRLCRDVDLTGYLDDFGEVPSRDEYLAVVDDMTQDAIDSGSPDNNPRKPTRDEIADLYVTIYDDALAPDSPRRS